A DNA window from Paenibacillus sp. HWE-109 contains the following coding sequences:
- a CDS encoding SDR family oxidoreductase, with protein MYPKGTQLEGKVAIVTGAASGIGEAVSKIFAANASKVLLVDIDEERMKQVAAEIEAENGICDWIVGDVTEEDEVANFFKYANDKWGSVDLLVNSAGRDSLSPPIGQTTLEEWNKTIGPNLTAVFLCCREAFRYMEKQTTGGRIINMGSSSAKVASCPGHSPYRASKHGMMGLSKNILLEGKDKNIGVTVINPSHVKTPMTKVIDSGIYDGDLAAYTDGWLDEKELKEGIYNSCIDVENVAEATLFVATRTPDVTIPSFSFYPTHKVHRYGMEV; from the coding sequence ATGTATCCTAAAGGAACTCAATTAGAAGGTAAAGTTGCAATCGTCACTGGAGCCGCTTCAGGCATCGGTGAAGCTGTATCGAAAATTTTCGCTGCCAATGCCAGTAAAGTGTTATTAGTGGATATAGATGAAGAGCGTATGAAGCAGGTTGCTGCTGAGATCGAAGCTGAAAATGGCATCTGTGATTGGATTGTCGGCGATGTAACAGAAGAAGATGAAGTTGCTAATTTCTTCAAGTATGCCAATGATAAATGGGGCAGTGTTGATCTTCTTGTGAATAGTGCTGGACGTGATTCTTTGTCTCCGCCAATCGGCCAGACTACGCTCGAAGAGTGGAACAAAACAATTGGCCCCAACTTGACCGCGGTCTTCCTGTGCTGTCGAGAAGCATTCCGCTACATGGAAAAACAAACGACGGGTGGCAGAATCATCAATATGGGTTCATCTTCAGCCAAAGTAGCATCCTGTCCAGGACATAGTCCATATCGCGCTTCGAAGCATGGCATGATGGGCCTTAGCAAAAATATTTTGTTGGAAGGCAAAGATAAAAATATTGGTGTAACCGTAATCAATCCTTCTCACGTGAAGACGCCAATGACCAAAGTCATCGATTCAGGGATTTATGACGGTGATCTTGCTGCTTATACGGATGGCTGGCTGGATGAAAAAGAACTGAAAGAGGGAATCTATAATAGCTGCATCGATGTAGAGAATGTTGCAGAAGCGACTCTCTTCGTTGCAACAAGAACACCTGATGTTACGATTCCTTCGTTCTCCTTTTATCCAACGCATAAGGTACACCGTTATGGCATGGAAGTATAA
- the nagB gene encoding glucosamine-6-phosphate deaminase: MMRIAVFGDPQQADRIGAEVLERVVLDKAHPKLGLATGSSPVGIYQELVERLKLRPVSFKHASTYNLDEYVGLSVDHPQSYSAYMREHLFQHLDMLPSHCHIPNGMAPSLEAEIIRYERLLREAGALDVQLLGIGLNGHIGFNEPGQHLSSETHIVALTEDTRSANAKYFSAEEPIPSHAITMGVGPIMKAECVLFIAHGESKSSIIQAAFTGPVTTSCPASFLQLHSNVIVLLDEEAADGLLNGGKPRYRMIGNKRIEFLYDPKIEEIIGEKGL; the protein is encoded by the coding sequence ATGATGAGAATCGCTGTTTTTGGCGATCCGCAGCAAGCTGATCGCATTGGCGCGGAAGTCCTGGAAAGGGTTGTTCTGGACAAAGCCCATCCCAAGCTTGGCCTTGCCACGGGTTCATCGCCTGTAGGGATTTACCAAGAGTTGGTTGAAAGACTCAAACTCAGACCGGTTAGCTTTAAACATGCATCTACCTATAATCTAGACGAGTATGTCGGTTTGTCAGTTGATCATCCGCAAAGTTATTCGGCCTATATGCGAGAACACCTATTCCAGCATCTGGATATGCTTCCTAGTCATTGCCATATTCCAAATGGAATGGCCCCTTCGCTTGAAGCGGAAATCATTCGCTATGAAAGGCTGCTGAGGGAAGCCGGGGCGCTCGATGTCCAACTGCTGGGTATTGGGTTAAACGGACATATTGGTTTCAACGAACCGGGACAGCATCTTTCCAGTGAGACGCATATTGTGGCGTTAACGGAGGACACTCGAAGTGCTAACGCTAAATATTTTTCTGCTGAAGAACCTATTCCTAGCCATGCTATCACCATGGGAGTGGGGCCAATTATGAAGGCAGAATGCGTGCTGTTTATCGCGCATGGCGAGTCAAAAAGCAGCATTATTCAAGCAGCATTTACGGGACCCGTTACGACAAGTTGCCCGGCATCCTTCCTTCAATTACATTCGAATGTGATTGTGTTGTTGGATGAAGAAGCGGCAGATGGCCTGCTGAATGGCGGCAAACCGCGATATCGGATGATAGGGAATAAACGAATAGAATTTCTTTATGATCCGAAAATAGAGGAAATAATCGGTGAAAAGGGATTGTAA
- a CDS encoding bifunctional 2-keto-4-hydroxyglutarate aldolase/2-keto-3-deoxy-6-phosphogluconate aldolase — protein sequence MAMNKLRVISRLCEDGIVAVIRADNSEQAIKIAEACLRGGISSLEITFTIPFAHQVIEKLSHHFSPGEVTIGAGTVLDTETARIAILSGAQFVVSPFVNTEVIRLCNRYGIPCMPGAMTVKEAIEGMEAGADIIKLFPGETYGPSMIRSLKGPLPQVNLMPTGGVNLTTITDWFEAGAVAVGVGGSLISSASQGDYASITEKSRQLVDKVKAFRGG from the coding sequence ATGGCCATGAATAAGCTGCGAGTGATAAGCAGATTGTGTGAGGATGGCATTGTCGCCGTTATCCGCGCTGACAATAGTGAACAAGCAATCAAGATCGCTGAAGCGTGTCTGCGCGGAGGTATTTCCAGTTTGGAAATAACATTCACGATACCGTTTGCACATCAAGTGATCGAGAAATTATCGCATCATTTCTCGCCTGGAGAAGTTACGATTGGTGCAGGGACAGTACTCGATACGGAAACTGCTCGTATCGCGATTCTATCGGGCGCGCAATTTGTTGTTAGTCCGTTTGTTAACACAGAAGTGATTCGCTTATGCAACCGCTATGGTATTCCCTGTATGCCGGGAGCCATGACCGTCAAAGAGGCGATTGAAGGGATGGAAGCGGGCGCAGATATCATCAAATTGTTCCCAGGTGAGACGTATGGCCCATCCATGATCCGCTCCCTGAAAGGACCGCTGCCTCAGGTGAATCTGATGCCTACTGGCGGTGTAAATCTGACTACCATCACAGATTGGTTCGAAGCGGGCGCCGTTGCTGTAGGTGTCGGTGGTTCTTTGATTAGCTCTGCCAGTCAAGGGGATTATGCCTCCATTACCGAGAAGAGCAGACAGCTCGTGGATAAAGTGAAAGCCTTCCGAGGGGGGTAA